The Sorangiineae bacterium MSr11954 DNA segment GACACCGCCGGCACGCCGTTGGAGCGGATGCGCGTCTTCAGCTCTTTGTAGCCGTCCTCCACCTCGGCGATGTCCGAGAGGCGAACGCCCGAGCCATCGGGCGTGTTGGCGACGATGACATGGCGGATGTCGTCGACATTGCGAAACTCGCCGATGGTGCGCACGGCGACCTCGCGCGGGCCTTCGTCGAAGTGGCCGGCGGGCACCGTGATGTTCTCGGCCTTGAGCTGCGCCAGGATGGCGGCCGGCGAGAGCTTGAGGGCGTCGATCTTGGCGAGGTTCAAATCGACGTGCACCTCGCGCTCGGCGCCGCCGTTCACGTTCACGGCCGCCACGCCCTCGACCTGCTCGAGCGCGGGCTTGATCACGTCGCGCGCGAGCTGGCCCGTCTCGGGGAGCGAGCGCCCGCCGCCGCTCAAGGTGTAGGTGAGAACGGGGGTGGCGCCGACGTCCAGGCGGCTGATGGCCGGCTCTTTTACCTCGTCGGGCAGCTTGAAGCGGGTCTGCGCCACGCGCTCGCGCACCTGGGTGGCCGCTTCTTGCAAGTCCGTGCCGAGCTTGAAGATGACGATGGTGGTCGATAGGCCTTCGCGCGAGAGGCTGCGCACGGTGTCGAGGCCGTTGAGCGAGACGACGGCGTCTTCGATTTGCTTGGTGACCAGGGTCTCGACCTCGGTGGGCGAGGCGCCCGGGTAGGCGATGTTCACCGAGACGACGGGGAAGTCGACGTCCGGAAACAAGTCCGTGCCGAGGCGAGAGAGGCCCATGAGCCCGAAGACCATGAGCGCGAAGGTCACCATCACGGTGAAGACGGGTCGCTTGATGGCGATGGCCGAGAGGTTCAACGTGCGCTCCTTACTTGGCCGATCCGGCGGTCTCGGGCTTGACGTCCGCCGTCCGCGTCGGGTCCGCGGGCTTTGCGGTGGACGGGCCTTCGAGGAGGACCGATTCGCCTTCCTTGACGTCCGCGCTCGGATCGAGGAGCACCATGTCGGTGGCCGCCAGGCCTTCGCGCACGAGCCACGTTCCATCGGGCGCGGTGGTGGCGATGACGCGCGTGATGTGCGCGCGCCCATCGCGCACCGTAACCAGTTCGCTCTGCGATCCGGGGCGGCGCGCGTTTCCCGGGACGCGCAGGGCATCGACGTCGCGGCCCGCGTCGATGGTGGCGCGGACGAAGCTCCAGGCGAGCAGCTTGGCGTCGTTCTTCACCTCGATCTCGATGGGCGCGCGGCGCGTGGCTTGGTCGAGCGAAGGAACGAGGGTCGTCACCCGCCCGGTCACCGTGCGATCGCGCGTGGAGACCTGCACCTCGGTGCCGGGCCGCACGAGCAGCGCGTCGTCCTCGGAGACGGTGGCGCTCAGCCGAAAGCGCGAGAGATCCTCGATGCGCACGAGGGGCACGCCCGCTTGCACCACGCCGCCGGCCGCCGTCGGCGCCTTGGTCACCAGGCCCGGAAAGGGCGCGACGATGGTGTGATCGCCCTTGCCGGTCCGCGCGAGGCGCTGGGTGGCGCGCGCCGCTTCGAGCTGCGCTTTGGCGAGCGCCACTTGTTGCCGCGCTTGCTCGGCTTGCGCCTCGGGGATCGACTTGGCGTTGGAGAGGGCCTCGGTGCGCCGGAGCGCATCTTGCGCGAGCGCCAGGTTGGCTTGCGACGCGCGGGTCTTGGCCTCCGCCTCGCTCAACTGCGCGCCGGCGCGGCTGGCGTCCAGCACGGCGAGGACGGTCTTTTCCTTCACCTGATCACCGGTGGCGACGTTCACCTTCACGAGGCGGCCCGCCAGCTCGAACCCCACATCGGCGTCGCGCCACGGTCGGAGGGTGCCGGTGATCTCGATGCGCGGGCGAAAGCGCGCGGGCTCGGGGTACACGGCCCGCGAGGGCGCCTTTTGCGCGGCCATGGCCTGCGCGGCCACGCGCTCCTCGGCGACGTGGTGCTTCTTGGCGACGGCTTGCTTCACGCGCGCGCCGAGCACGCCCAGAAACCCGAGGGTCAAGAGGACCCCGAGCGCGATGGTGACCCTCGTGCTCCTGGACGTGCCGGACTTCGGCAGCCCAGAAACGGGAGATTCGGCGGAACGAACGTTCAATGACATGGACGGACCCAGATGGTTCGGGCGGTTCGGAGACGACATACGGCGGCGCGAAGGGCCGCACTTCACGAGGCCGAATGGCCGTAAATTTTCTTCAGGAGCGCACGCGGCGCCTGCGTTCGCTATCAATGACCGGCCGGTCAATGAAACGGGTCACCGACCGATCCAGCAATTCGTGGGCGGATCGGCGCTCGTTGGCCACCAGGGCGTCGACCAGGGCAGGTGTCCCCAACCCACGCACCAAGATGCCTTGCACTTGCTCCATCAGCTCGTGAAACACGGGCTTTTGCTGCAAGTGCATCATCTGCTGCACCAGCTCGTTCCACGCGCCTTGAACCACGGCCGCCGCCACGCGGCTGTCCAGTTCTTCGCGTACGAGCTTGGCCTTCTGGCAGATCTCGATCCAGTCGATGCAGTTTTGCTGGATCGAGCTCCGGAAGGTCTCGAACAGGTACTTTTGCTCGCCCTGACACGTCGGCAAAATACGAACGATTCCGCGGTTTTGCCAAAGAAACTCCATGATTTCCACGTCCTTCTCCTGCCAGTGCGCCAGGACTTGGGCGGGCTCGTTCATGGAGCTCGGGATCGGCTTCGGCACCGTGCACATGACCATGCACCGCGCGAGGAACGCCTCGACGACCTGCCGAAACGCGCCTTCTTTGCTCTCGAAGTGCAGATAAAACGCGCCCTTGGACAGGCCGGCGCGGGCGGTGATGTCCTGTACTTTTGCGGCGGCGAGGCCCTTTTCCGCGAACACTTCTTCCGCGGCGCGGAGGAGCGAGATCTTGGCGGTGGGATCGGCGGTGCGCGACATTTCTGACTCGCGGGTCAGTATAGGCGAAAACGGTCCCTTCGCCAAGGCCGCCAGGCGCGTTCGGGCGTTGAATCGAGACCGGCCGCGCGCGAGGTGCGCCACTTATTTGGCCCGCGCCACCTCGGTGTGCGAACGCTCGATGGTTCATGACGACGCGCGACAAGGCGACTTCGAACGGTGGTGGAGGGCGCGGAGCCAAGAGCGGGCGCTTTCACGAAGGGGAGCTCGTGGCGCTTCGCAAGTTGGCGGAGGAGCTCGCGCGCAAACGCAAAGAGCGGGTCACCACCGGGCACCTCCTCGCGGCCATCGCCGACCGTCGAAGCGTAGCCGCCGATCTGCTCAAGGATCGCCTGCTCGACGTGGACGTTCTTTTGAAAGCGGCGCGCGTGGTCACCGACGATGCGCCCGACGCGATCGGGCGCGCAGTGCAGCGGGCGCGCGAGTTCGCGGCGCGCTCCACCTTTCCGGAGCCGTCGGGGATCCATCTTCTGTATGCGCTCTGCCAGGATCGTACGTGCGCCGCGCACCGCGCGATCACACAATGCGGAACCGACGTGACCAAGCTGCGCACATCGGCGCTTCAATTGGCGACGGGGATCGCGATGCCGCGCCGGGTCTCGGCGCTGTCGCAAATGGCGCCGGCGCCGA contains these protein-coding regions:
- a CDS encoding efflux RND transporter periplasmic adaptor subunit → MSLNVRSAESPVSGLPKSGTSRSTRVTIALGVLLTLGFLGVLGARVKQAVAKKHHVAEERVAAQAMAAQKAPSRAVYPEPARFRPRIEITGTLRPWRDADVGFELAGRLVKVNVATGDQVKEKTVLAVLDASRAGAQLSEAEAKTRASQANLALAQDALRRTEALSNAKSIPEAQAEQARQQVALAKAQLEAARATQRLARTGKGDHTIVAPFPGLVTKAPTAAGGVVQAGVPLVRIEDLSRFRLSATVSEDDALLVRPGTEVQVSTRDRTVTGRVTTLVPSLDQATRRAPIEIEVKNDAKLLAWSFVRATIDAGRDVDALRVPGNARRPGSQSELVTVRDGRAHITRVIATTAPDGTWLVREGLAATDMVLLDPSADVKEGESVLLEGPSTAKPADPTRTADVKPETAGSAK
- a CDS encoding TetR/AcrR family transcriptional regulator; translation: MSRTADPTAKISLLRAAEEVFAEKGLAAAKVQDITARAGLSKGAFYLHFESKEGAFRQVVEAFLARCMVMCTVPKPIPSSMNEPAQVLAHWQEKDVEIMEFLWQNRGIVRILPTCQGEQKYLFETFRSSIQQNCIDWIEICQKAKLVREELDSRVAAAVVQGAWNELVQQMMHLQQKPVFHELMEQVQGILVRGLGTPALVDALVANERRSAHELLDRSVTRFIDRPVIDSERRRRVRS